In the genome of Coregonus clupeaformis isolate EN_2021a chromosome 1, ASM2061545v1, whole genome shotgun sequence, one region contains:
- the prr15lb gene encoding proline-rich protein 15-like protein B: MADPSWWKLTFSRKKSEAKVLYEIPPEYGNNTGNKEHCNSPQLLTDPMDNQFSARLEKIVDKSATKGRHVKVSHSGRFKEKKKIRATLAENPMLFSEHSISDENHRAEK, encoded by the coding sequence ATGGCTGACCCTAGCTGGTGGAAGCTGACCTTCTCACGTAAGAAGTCTGAGGCCAAGGTTCTGTACGAGATCCCCCCAGAGTATGGCAATAACACTGGGAATAAGGAGCATTGCAACAGCCCTCAGCTCCTCACAGACCCAATGGATAACCAGTTCAGTGCCAGACTGGAGAAGATCGTGGATAAGTCCGCCACTAAAGGGCGCCATGTTAAGGTGTCCCACTCTGGTCGCTtcaaggagaagaagaagatcCGTGCCACACTGGCTGAGAACCCTATGCTGTTCTCTGAACACAGTATCAGTGATGAGAACCACAGGGCAGAGAAATAG